The Eikenella corrodens genome segment GCTGATGTAGCTTAGTGGCACTCCAAAATTAAAGGCTACCTGAAAACCGTTTGTTGATTTTCAGGTAGCCTTTTATCTGCTTGCCGGTTTACGCTGCAGCAGGCAGGGCGTGGAAAGCGGCGGGCAGGTTTTGGTTATGTGGGAAAGTGACCCATTCGTAGCTTTCCGGGTCGGCGAGAATGGCACGTAATAAGGCGTTATTGATGGCGTGGCCGGATTTGTGGCCTTCGAATGCGCCGATTATTGGCGCGCCGATGACATATAAATCGCCCACGGCATCGAGGATTTTGTGGCGTACGAATTCGTCGGGGTAGCGCAGGCCTTCCGGATTGAGCACGTCATTGTCGTCAATCACCACGGCATTGCTCAAGTTGCCGCCCAAGCCCAGGCCGTGTGCGCGCATCATTTCCACTTCCTGCATGAAGCCGAAGGTACGGGCGCGGGCGATTTCTTCCACATACGATGCGCCGGCGAAATCGATTTCAAAGGTGGGGTTGCTGCGGTTGAATACGGGGTGGTCAAAATTGATGGTAAGGCTAACTTTAAAGCCGTCGTACGGAGTAAAGCGCACCCATTTGCCCGGCTCCTGCACTTCCACTGGCTTCAAAATACGCAGGAAGCATTTTTCGGCCTTTTGATCCACGATGCCCGCATCTTGCAGCAGATACAAAAAAGGCAGGCTGGAGCCGTCCATAATCGGGATTTCCGGCGCATTCAATTCAATCAACACATTATCGATGCCGTAGGCGGCCAGTGCCGACATTAAATGCTCGATTGTGCCCACCCGCACGCCGTCTTCGGTAACGATGGTGGAGGAGAGGCGGGTGTCGTTGATCAGTTCGGGCACGAGCTTGATCGGGCGGTTTTGTTCGCCGGCCAAATCGGTGCGGCGGAATACGATGCCGCTGTTTTCGGCAGCCGGATGCAGGGTAAGCAAAACCCGCTCGCCTGAATGCAGGCCGACGCCGGTGGCTTGAACGGATTGGGCTAGGGTGCGCTGTTTCATAAAAACTCCGAGAAATCTGCATAAAGCAGCTGCCATCATACGGGAAATATGTTTGCCTGTCTTTCCGATTAAATTTGGCTATGGTTTGTTTTCAGGTAGCCCTAGGAAAAAGGCTACCTGAAAATGTAATACGGCCTATTTATCAAGCTTCATCTTGTATAATTCCACCCGTTCCAACCACAGGCTTTCTCTCCGATGAAGATTTTACTGGTGCGCCTCTCCAGCATGGGCGATCTTATCCACACCCTGCCGGCAGTACAGGATTTAGCGCAGCATTGCCCGCAGGTGGAGTTGCATTGGCTGGCCGAGGCAGGGTTTGCCGATATTGCGCGCTTGCATCCGTTTGTGGCCAAGGTGATTCCGATGCGATGGCGGCAGTGGCGCAAACGGCTGTTTGCGGCGGATACGCGGCGGCAGATACGCGCGCTGAAGCAGGAGTTGGCCGGTGGCGGCTATGATTTCGTGCTCGATAGCCAAGGCTTGATAAAAAGCGCATGGTTTGCCCGCCAAGCGGGTGTGCCAGTGAAGGGTTTGGACAAACACAGCGCGCGTGAGGGTTGGGCGGCGGCGTTTTATGCGCAAGGTTTTCAGGTAGCCAAAGGGCGTGATGCGGTGTGGCGCAACCGCGAGCTGTTTGCCCAAGTGTTCGGTTATCGGTTTGACGGCGCGGCGGATTTCGGCATGCGTGTGCCGGAAGGCGCGGTGGTGCAGGGGCTATCTGAAAACTACCGTGTGGCTTTGCACGCCACCAGCCGTGAGAGCAAATTGTGGCCGGACAAATATTGGGTGGAATTGCTGAATCGGCTGCATGCAGCAGACGGTGCGGCGGTGTGGCTGCCGTGGGGCAGCGAGGTAGAACGGCAGCGCGCATTGGCCTTGGCGGATCAGATAGAGGCGGCGCAGGTGCCGGAAGAAAAGCTCAGCCTGCTGCAGGCGGCCTATGTATTGCGCGGCGCGCGCAGCGTTATCGGTGTGGATACTGGGCTGCTGCATTTGGCCAATGCGTTGGATAAGCCGCTGATCGGTATTTATACCGACAGCGATCCGGCAAAAACCGGCGTGCAGCCCTCGGCTTGGGCGGAGAATATGGGCGGTATCGGCTGCCTGCCGCAGCCAGAGGAAGTGTTTGAACGTTTGCTCCTGCTTGAGCAGGTTTATCAAGATAGCCAGGAGATTTTCAGGTAGCCTCAGGAGTTTATGGCCGTGTTTTAGCCATACTTGCATTATTTCCGCTAAATCGGCACAATCAGCCCGTTTTGCCGGATAAGTGAATCACTAACTAGATAGAAGGAAAAGGAAATTTCATGAAAGCACTGGTTGCCGTAAAGCGGGTGGTGGATTACAACGTGAAAGTGCGGGTGAAGGCCGACGGTTCGGATGTGGATATCGGCAATGTGAAAATGTCGATGAACCCGTTTGACGAAATTGCTATGGAAGAGGCGGTGCGCCTGAAAGAGGCCGGGAAGATTAGCGAAATCGTGGTGGTATCGTTGGGCGTGAAGCAGTGCGAAGAAACGCTGCGTACCGCGCTGGCCATGGGCGGTGATCGCGCTATTCATGTGCAAACCGATGATTATTTGGAGCCTTTGGCCGTAGCCAAGCTGCTGCGCAAAATCGCCGAGCGCGAGCAGCCGCAGCTGATTTTGCTGGGCAAACAGGCGATTGACGATGACGCCAACCAAACCGCGCAAATGCTGGCCGCCTTGCTCAATGCGCCGCAGGGTACGTTTGCCAGCAAGGTGGAATTGGGTGAAAACGAAGTAACCGTGGTGCGCGAAGTGGATGGCGGTTTGGAAACCGTGGCTCTGAAGCTGCCGGCAGTGGTCAGTGCGGATTTGCGTTTGAACGAGCCACGCTATGTGAAATTGCCTAATATCATGCAGGCCAAGAAAAAACCGCTGGAAAAGCTTGCGGTGGAAGAATTGGGCGTGGATATTGCACCTAAATTGCAGCAGCAGAAAGTGGCCGAGCCCAAACCGCGCAGCGGCGGCGTGAAGGTGCAAAGCGTGGCCGAACTGGTGGCCAAATTGAAAAACGAAGCCAAAGTAATTTGAGGATAAAGCCATGACTGTATTGATTATTGCCGAACACGACAACCAACATTTAGCCGCCGCCACGCGGCATGCCGTTACTGCCGGCAGCAAGCTGGGCGAAGTGCATGTATTGGTGGCCGGTAGCGGCGCGGCAGCGGTGGCCGAGCAGGCCAAACAAGTGGCCGGGGTGGCTAAAGTATTACTGGCTGATGCCGAACATTATGCCGGTGGCTTGGCTGAAGAGCTTGCACCTTTAGTAGTGAAATTGGCAGCGGGCTACCGCTACATTACCGCTGCTGCCAGCACCTTCGGTAAAAACCTGCTGCCGCGCGTGGCCGCCTTGTTGGATTGCCCGCAGGTTTCCGATTTAACCGAAATTGTGGACGACAAAACTTTTGTGCGCCCGATTTATGCCGGCAATGCTTTTGCCACCGTTTCCAGCGATGCGGAAACCTTGGTGCTCACCTTCCGCACCACTGCCTTTGCCGAAGCTGCCGCCAGCGGTGGTCAGGCCGAAGTGGTGCAGGTAGAGGCCGCTCCGGCTCAGGGTTTGAGCCGTTTCATTAGTCGCGAACTGGTGAAATCCGACCGCCCGGAGCTTACGCAGGCCAGAGTGGTGGTTTCCGGTGGGCGCGCCTTGGGTAGTGTTGAGCAGTTTAATGAGTTGTTGCTGCCTCTGGCTGATAAACTTGGTGCTGCCATCGGCGCTTCACGCGCGGCGGTAGATGCGGATTATGCACCCAATGATTACCAAGTAGGACAAACCGGCAAAGTGGTGGCGCCGGAGCTGTATATTGCCATCGGTATTTCCGGCGCCATACAGCACACCGCCGGTATGCAGGACAGCAAAGTCATCGTGGCCATCAACAAAGATCCAGAAGCGGCTATTTTCAATATTGCCGACTACGGCTTGGTGGCCGACTTGTTTGAAGCCGTGCCGGAGCTGACTGCGGCATTGGGTAATTAAGCGTTTCATGCGTTCGTGTTTCACGTGAAACACAGCAGGCTACCTGAAAACAATCTGCTTTCAGGTAGCCTGTTTCTTATATAATCAGCTTATTTCCTGATACCACCATTGCTATGTCAACTTCTGATACTCCCTGCACCTACCGCACTTTGGCTGAACCCGGCCAGGCTGAGTTTAAAGACAAAGGCAGCCGTTTTATTGCCTTTGCCTATCCCGTGCGCACGGCAGCAGAAGTGAAAAACTATGTGGACGCACTACGGCAGGAACACCACAAGGCTCGACATTGGTGTTATGCCTACCGTTTGGGCACAGATGGTTTGCAGTTTCGTGTCAACGACGATGGCGAACCTTCCGGCAGCGCCGGCCGGCCGATTTTGGGCCAGATTGATTCGGCCGGGCTAACCGATGTTTTGGTGGTGGTGGTGCGCTATTTTGGCGGCACGCTGCTGGGCGTGCCCGGCCTGATTCATGCCTACAAAACCGCCACCCAAATGGCCTTGCAGCAAACCGCGCAGGTGGAAAAAAATATTGAAAAGCGGGTAACCCTGCGCTGCGGCTACCCGCATTTGAGCGAGGTTTTGTGGCTGGCCAAACAGCACGGCGCGGAAGTGTTGCAGCAGGATTTGCAACTGGATTGCCGCCTGCGTTGCGCCGTGCCGCTGGCCAATTATGCCGCCTGCCTGGATGCCTGGCAGAAAACGCGTGCGGTGGAAATTTTGGAAGACGTGCAAGAAAACGAAGAGGCTACCTGAAAATCTGTTTCCAATTTTCAG includes the following:
- the lpxC gene encoding UDP-3-O-acyl-N-acetylglucosamine deacetylase; protein product: MKQRTLAQSVQATGVGLHSGERVLLTLHPAAENSGIVFRRTDLAGEQNRPIKLVPELINDTRLSSTIVTEDGVRVGTIEHLMSALAAYGIDNVLIELNAPEIPIMDGSSLPFLYLLQDAGIVDQKAEKCFLRILKPVEVQEPGKWVRFTPYDGFKVSLTINFDHPVFNRSNPTFEIDFAGASYVEEIARARTFGFMQEVEMMRAHGLGLGGNLSNAVVIDDNDVLNPEGLRYPDEFVRHKILDAVGDLYVIGAPIIGAFEGHKSGHAINNALLRAILADPESYEWVTFPHNQNLPAAFHALPAAA
- the waaC gene encoding lipopolysaccharide heptosyltransferase I, which gives rise to MKILLVRLSSMGDLIHTLPAVQDLAQHCPQVELHWLAEAGFADIARLHPFVAKVIPMRWRQWRKRLFAADTRRQIRALKQELAGGGYDFVLDSQGLIKSAWFARQAGVPVKGLDKHSAREGWAAAFYAQGFQVAKGRDAVWRNRELFAQVFGYRFDGAADFGMRVPEGAVVQGLSENYRVALHATSRESKLWPDKYWVELLNRLHAADGAAVWLPWGSEVERQRALALADQIEAAQVPEEKLSLLQAAYVLRGARSVIGVDTGLLHLANALDKPLIGIYTDSDPAKTGVQPSAWAENMGGIGCLPQPEEVFERLLLLEQVYQDSQEIFR
- a CDS encoding electron transfer flavoprotein subunit beta/FixA family protein, which encodes MKALVAVKRVVDYNVKVRVKADGSDVDIGNVKMSMNPFDEIAMEEAVRLKEAGKISEIVVVSLGVKQCEETLRTALAMGGDRAIHVQTDDYLEPLAVAKLLRKIAEREQPQLILLGKQAIDDDANQTAQMLAALLNAPQGTFASKVELGENEVTVVREVDGGLETVALKLPAVVSADLRLNEPRYVKLPNIMQAKKKPLEKLAVEELGVDIAPKLQQQKVAEPKPRSGGVKVQSVAELVAKLKNEAKVI
- a CDS encoding electron transfer flavoprotein subunit alpha/FixB family protein, with translation MTVLIIAEHDNQHLAAATRHAVTAGSKLGEVHVLVAGSGAAAVAEQAKQVAGVAKVLLADAEHYAGGLAEELAPLVVKLAAGYRYITAAASTFGKNLLPRVAALLDCPQVSDLTEIVDDKTFVRPIYAGNAFATVSSDAETLVLTFRTTAFAEAAASGGQAEVVQVEAAPAQGLSRFISRELVKSDRPELTQARVVVSGGRALGSVEQFNELLLPLADKLGAAIGASRAAVDADYAPNDYQVGQTGKVVAPELYIAIGISGAIQHTAGMQDSKVIVAINKDPEAAIFNIADYGLVADLFEAVPELTAALGN
- a CDS encoding IMPACT family protein; protein product: MSTSDTPCTYRTLAEPGQAEFKDKGSRFIAFAYPVRTAAEVKNYVDALRQEHHKARHWCYAYRLGTDGLQFRVNDDGEPSGSAGRPILGQIDSAGLTDVLVVVVRYFGGTLLGVPGLIHAYKTATQMALQQTAQVEKNIEKRVTLRCGYPHLSEVLWLAKQHGAEVLQQDLQLDCRLRCAVPLANYAACLDAWQKTRAVEILEDVQENEEAT